ttttgtttggtttgggcttttttttttttttttgtgaagttgGTTTTTCTCCATCCTGAAGGAGCTCTTCTGCCTCATGTGTCTTATTGGTGTAATTTTTATGACTGTTACTATTACCACTACTACATCTACAGTTGGTTTTTATGACAATGCAAATTTTTGCCAATGACCACTTCTTTGAAAAAACATCAAGTGACAGCACAAATTGAGAGCAAGAGGTGTTTTCCACATGTCcccaaagaaaaagcagatacTTTTATAACAATCCCTATTTAATATCCTAGTTTTATGCTTATAAGGATGTGTCCAAGAGACACATCGATGTGGTGTGGTCAGGTAAAACTGCACTGCCCTCAGGAGTGAGCCACCAGCCCATCCACTGTCTATCCCTCAGATCCGTGGCACTTTTTCATTCCTGATTCCCAATCATTCCCATGACTGTTAGAATGCTGCCCGTTGGGCCAACCCCTGCACAGCTCACTCTCTAGGAAAACACATGAAGCCCTTTGTGATTCTGCAGCACAACCCATTTAATCTGCTTCCTGCCCGTaacagctgccagtgctgggctctcaGGTAAGACCTGGTGGGGCTGAGAACAGAGCCCAGTTGACTCTGTGTCTACCATCACCTGTTGGGACAAAAAGGGCATTGATGTGCACCTCGGTGTGTCTGATCTCAAAGCCAATCCTCTTGTGTCCTGAAAGGGGGCAAGAGCTTGTAACGGGGCTCGACCTGGCTGTGGCTTCTGGCCAGTGCTTGTCAGTGCTCATCCTTGGCCCTTCCCAGCCTTGCTGTGGTACCTGCCCTGCCCCTGACGGCCGGTGcgactgcagagctggagccttCCTTAGCTGAGagagtcctgctgctgcccggcCGCTGCAGCGCGGAGCTGCCGGGAGGCAGCAGCCCCTCGTCTGGGCCGGCTTCTGCATCGCACGGCCTGGACTCACGAGAGGCTCAGCATCTCCTCTGGGCAGCTGTCCGTGCCACGCCGGCGCCTGAGGAGCACTGCTGTCCTTGCTGCCCACGGCCGCTGTGCCGAGCTGGGAAGACGGGGACGCGTGCGGAGCTGAGAGGGCGAGTCCGATGCGAGCGACTGATCCGCACAGTCAGGGTGAAGACAAGCAGTGTGGTTCTTCACATGGGGCACGGGCATCTTTGAACTCAGCCTGCCCATAAAGGCTGAGCATCCTGATGCTGAAAGCCCCGTTGGTATTGGTCACAACATGAGCTGCTCTGGTTTACAAAGAGAAAGGCATTCTTCTGGCAAACTGCGAAAGGTGGAGAAGATGCCCTCCTCTCCTGGGAATGCATCTCTCTGGGCTTTGTTTCCTCTCAAGAGATCTCTTCAGAGGACTGTAGAATATCAGTCTCAGTGCTGGccatctgtgctgcagagctgcctggcttgttgctgttgctgttgtggTTCTTGtcgctgttgttgttgttacccAGATGACCACAAAAGGCTCAGAGCCCCAGACAATGGGGCTGCCTTTTGTATCTCCTGGAAGGTGGCATCTCTGCTTTAAAGTGAGCATCTTACACTTTGTTTCCCTCAGGCAAAATGGTGAGCATGGAAAATCCGGTGACGAAATACACTGAACTGGAAAATATCGGCAGTGGGTGAGTCCAACCACAGTTTCTTCTACAAAACCATGGGCCGGGTGTTCTGCTGGTGGAACATCTACCAAGTGTGAAGTCAGGCAAGCTGCAAACATGTTGAGACACTGGGGTTAGattggcccatctctcagtgcTGGGCAGAATTTGTACGTGTGGTCAGAAGTCATTGTCAAAGACATCTCCATGCTGCCACAGTCTTGCCTGCAGCAAGGAACAGGAGCTGGAAGATCTCCTGTCTCTCAAGTGTGGGACAGCTGTGTGTTAATTTCCTTAGCATTTTTGTATGTCTCAAAATCATACGGCCACACTAATGAAAGAGAATCTTGCTTGCCTGAAAGAGCAGCCTACCCCCCGGTAGCTGTCAGATAACAGTTCTCAGGAACAGTTCTTTCCAAGAGTTTGCTGAAGGAAATACTCGGTGCTCAGGATTAGAACCACACAGTTTAGAAACTGAAACTCAAGATGAAAGAATAAGCTCTCTTTTTGAGCTGAGGCACTAAAGCCCAAAGCTTCAGGAACAGGCCCAGTGCCCATGCACTTGAGAGGAAAAATGCATCATGTGCCCTCTGGCAGACCCCTCATGCCTCCTGCAGGTTTTAGGCACTTACAGCAGAGATCTCCTGTCTGGGCTGGCTTTCACTCCAAGATCTAAAcagcttctcctttctttgctgctgttttatttctaggGGTTTTGGAGAAGTTTGTAGAGCACTCGACAATGCCACAGGAGGAGAGGTAAATGTCAACAGTCCCTGCAGATTCTGCAGCTCTTGAAGGCTTTCCCGCTCTGGTGTGAGTTGTGGCTGGAGCTTTGGGTCACCGGGACAGCTGTGCTGCAAAGGCACAAGAAGCACAGACTGGTGCCAGCCTGCAAAATACATTTGGGACAGTGTTTGTCCTTCTCAGCTGCCAGAAGGAAGGCAAGGAGAGCAGTGGTTCCTTTTGGAGAAGGAAGTGCTCACTCGCTCTCAGTGGCTAAAACAAAGGTGGTGCCTTAGAGCATCTCACTGCTTTTTTGTGGCTACAGCTTCAGAGTCCTGAATTCTCATTTCTGGCTGCCAGCAAATACGTCTGAATCTTCCTGGTAGTTCCTTAgcaacctgcagtgctgcacttGGGAACTGCACGTAGGGAGGGGTCTGCAAGGTGTCCCTAAAAGCCCTAAGCCCTGCTTATAGCCCAGGATCTGTATCCATAGAGTAGCAAGGCTTGGATTACTTCTGTGCACTCAGCAGAGAGTGTGGGCAGAGCTTTGTGGGTGATAGTTGAGACACCATTGTTACCAAGTGGACAAGGCAAAACGTCAGTGGCCATGTGTCCTGTTTCTGGCCTCAAGGGAGCGGAGACATGGGCTGTTGGAATGTCAGTTCCTAATTACTCCAGTGTCTAATCACAAGGCACTTCGGCACAGCTTGGCTGTGTCATTCCAAAATCACTCGCTCCATGTGCGTTGTGGTCTCGTGCCACCAACTTCTCAAGGTACTGATTGTCATTGTCATTTTAGGTGgccataaagaaaattaatctccAAGGACTGCGGAGAAAGGAAGTAACTGTCAATGAACTCATGGTCATGAAGATGAATAGGAATCCCAACCTGGTCAACTATTTAGACAGGTGAGTGGTCGTGGTCTTATCCCATGAATGTTTGTTTACCTACTGCAAGCATGAGAGGTCAAAAACCCGCTTTGGTCCGTGGCAGAAAATAGAGCCATTAATTATTGACCAATCATTATTTCTCTACTCATCTCCAGTGGATGGGAAGAGAGTGCATTTTGTCTGCATTAGTCTTCCCTGGCACACATAGTTGGAAAATTCTTCAAAAGCCTTGACCAGCGCTATCTTACTAAGTCAATACCCTCGAAGTTCACTGCCACCACGTTGTCTTGGGGCTTGGTTTTTCTCAAGAGTCTTAAATGCTGATGAATCATCCAAGAGAGGATTTCCCTTGGACTGCAGCCCCTCTTTTCCATTGCTGTGCATGCCAGGAAGACTAGGtgctttttttccataaacACCATGTGTGACAGCTTTTTACCTGGGCTGTTAGtaaactgcatttttcactTGCTGGCCATCTAAGACATCTCCTTTTTCACAGCTGTGCCTTTCTCCTTGACACAGCACAGACTGCAATCACTGCACAGCCTAGAGGGAACATCTATTCCTTTGAGTCTGTCCTCGTTTCAAAGGGACCTGGAAACAAGAATCAGTCGTTGTCTTTTCCAAACAGTAGCCTAGCCATGCACGTTCATCTCCATGGCctcatttccttctttcagctACCTTGTGGATGATGAACTCTGGCTGGTGATGGAGTACATGGATGGAGGCACTCTGAGTGATGCCATCGATGAGATGTACATATCTGAATATGAGATGGCAGCCATCAGTCGGGAGGTCAGGAATCCCACCTGTGCTTCCGAGGGCTTGGGCAGGATTGTCTGGGAAACAGGGGCGGAGAACTGGAGTGGTTCCATGTGCCAAACTTTGCATCTGTGTGGCTGCTATGCTATGGGGAAGCAGGTGAACTGTGTGGCAGTGTGCCTGCCCTCACTGTGCTCTGTTCTTGTACTCTTATCTCCTGCTGTTGCATTCTCACTCTGTCTCTTGTATTTGTATTTGCCGTTCTCCACCTTGCCTCTCTGAATGTTTGCCTGGAGCCTGTCTTCACTGCATTCCTTGCCTGTAAAAGCAAAGGTGCTGGTGGCAGAATTTGAAACTAATGCTAAAAGAGACTCATTTCTCAGAGTCCTCAGCTGAAAAGGATAGCAGTGCACccaaaatgctgtttgcttCTGAAAGGTGACTCATGTGATACTTCCAAGTCTGTGCTGAGGCCAGCAATAAAACCTTTGCCATGCAGCCTCCCACCCAAAAGTGACCCACTTCACAGCAAAGGGAGGGACTCTTTCTTTCTTGGCAAACCCTTGTTTGTCCTCTGGATGAAGAAAGCAcatccactgcagcagcagtcatTCTGGCTGGCTTGCAGAGGACAGTCTAGAACAGCAATTCCCGTTGGCTCTCTCAAAAGCTGACGTGCCTTCCCTTAGAAAGGTAGTGTTGGAGCAGCAAGCTCTTCCTCTCAATGGCACTGTGTTCTGCCATTACACTCCATTCCCCTGGAAAGGGAATATTTTAGAGCTGTTTCCTTTCTTGTGTGCTCAAATCACACCACTAATTTTTATCCTCctgtctctgttttctctctcagtgCCTGCAAGGACTGGATTTTCTTCACTCAAACTATGTCATCCATCGAGACGTGAAGAGCTGCAACATCCTTCTGAGAACTGACGGCTCTGTCAAGCTGGGTTGGTATATTCTTGGCCAGGCACAGCGTTCCGGGgatgtggggtttggggctgctTTTGAGTGACTGCCACTTCCCCCAAagtggtgctggtggcagtgcAGGGACCCCTGCAGCGAGCCGAAGGCACAGTTGCAACGTGCACAGAGGTGTGGCGAGGAAAAAGCAGTCCAGAGTGGCACTGGTTTGGGTctgtgtgtgtcccttccagAGGGAGGGAGCTACAATCTAAAGGTTCCAGGGAATAAAAGCCACTTCTGGGGGCAGCATTAAAAAATGTGGGGATTTTTGGAAGCAGACACTTCCATATTTCCTTGGCTAAAGTCCTGAGGaaacagagcagggatggatttCCAGGAGATTCAACAATGCATTCGCAGACTTACAGTGGGGAGTTCTTTCGCTTGGTTTCCTAATTGTACAGAACTTTTTTGTTCCCCTCAGCTGATTTTGGCATCTCTGCTCAGCTCACCCCTGAGCAGAATCGAAGGAGCTCAGTGGTCGGCACGTCTTGGTGGATGGCGCCTGAGGTTGTGAAAGGTCAACCATATGGCCCCAAAGTGGACATATGGTCTCTTGGAATTGTGGGAATCGAAATGGTGGAACGACAAGTTCCTCACTGCAATGAAAGTCCTGCCTCGGTAAGGAGCAAATACTCACTGATCCCTCTGTCTTTTTCACCTATCCTGTGTTCTGTCCTCCATCAGACAAAATCCCATTGccatctgctggcactgcttccACCAAGGTCCCCTTCTAAAAATGGCCCTGCAGTACATCAGCATCTGCTGTAGTTTTGGTTGCATCAGTGGGGGAACTCAGGCCTCACCTGAGTGCAAACACTCTCCATTCTCAGGCAACACTTTCCTTTGGGTTTTAAGTTGTTCCAGCTCGTCTGTCTGTGTAGATGTCTCTAATAACACGAAACACACATCTCAGAGCTGGTGTTACATttccagaaaagaaggaaagaaacccaaaccaacaaagtCTCTAAAGCAGTGGTTTTCTAGAGAAGAACTGCACTCCCTGTACAGTTTCTTGTCACTTGCCTAAAACCTGGGCATGAGGGTGTAAAGGCCACATAGTATCTTCTGCTTCTTGTGCAGTGTTGCTGAAACACTTAGTGACCATATTTCTGTCATAGCCCAAGCCACGTTCTCCACGTGACCAAGCTGCAGCCTGGTGACATGGAGAGCCTGCCAAAACCTCCCATTTTTTACCTGGCACTTTCTGGGATGGGCACATCATTAATGTATTGACTTGAGTATCCAGAAGAGCAGAGGGTTACCATAGGGATggcatttctccttcttctga
This genomic stretch from Corvus hawaiiensis isolate bCorHaw1 chromosome Z, bCorHaw1.pri.cur, whole genome shotgun sequence harbors:
- the LOC125320034 gene encoding serine/threonine-protein kinase PAK 3-like isoform X2, translated to MVEERGTQWEQISTGSLMEPAPAAAALSKGAFAAQPEKWSQGSLLSSNTDTASSHQQEMEDYFLELLSKMVSMENPVTKYTELENIGSGGFGEVCRALDNATGGEVAIKKINLQGLRRKEVTVNELMVMKMNRNPNLVNYLDSYLVDDELWLVMEYMDGGTLSDAIDEMYISEYEMAAISRECLQGLDFLHSNYVIHRDVKSCNILLRTDGSVKLADFGISAQLTPEQNRRSSVVGTSWWMAPEVVKGQPYGPKVDIWSLGIVGIEMVERQVPHCNESPASAKLLIATGGTPQLQQPKLFSALLRHFLSCCLQKNEERRWSAKELLQHPFVTSAKPVSILLPLIQSVKKWKEEEKRWQWQSIHSGLFSS
- the LOC125320034 gene encoding serine/threonine-protein kinase PAK 1-like isoform X3; this encodes MGCWNVAIKKINLQGLRRKEVTVNELMVMKMNRNPNLVNYLDSYLVDDELWLVMEYMDGGTLSDAIDEMYISEYEMAAISRECLQGLDFLHSNYVIHRDVKSCNILLRTDGSVKLADFGISAQLTPEQNRRSSVVGTSWWMAPEVVKGQPYGPKVDIWSLGIVGIEMVERQVPHCNESPASAKLLIATGGTPQLQQPKLFSALLRHFLSCCLQKNEERRWSAKELLQVKCKGAAGQTVSEDGLLLHWSPRHQMSPLPPHLHFWCFSNENGEESWAGLAGTCKGHLIHVACNEQGYLERDQVAQSPFPPDLECFQGWDTYQFSGQPVPLLQHTP
- the LOC125320034 gene encoding serine/threonine-protein kinase PAK 1-like isoform X4, with protein sequence MVMKMNRNPNLVNYLDSYLVDDELWLVMEYMDGGTLSDAIDEMYISEYEMAAISRECLQGLDFLHSNYVIHRDVKSCNILLRTDGSVKLADFGISAQLTPEQNRRSSVVGTSWWMAPEVVKGQPYGPKVDIWSLGIVGIEMVERQVPHCNESPASAKLLIATGGTPQLQQPKLFSALLRHFLSCCLQKNEERRWSAKELLQVKCKGAAGQTVSEDGLLLHWSPRHQMSPLPPHLHFWCFSNENGEESWAGLAGTCKGHLIHVACNEQGYLERDQVAQSPFPPDLECFQGWDTYQFSGQPVPLLQHTP